The Lysobacter panacisoli genome includes a window with the following:
- the metK gene encoding methionine adenosyltransferase yields the protein MSSYLFTSESVSEGHPDKIADQISDAVLDAILAQDKRARVACETMVKTGAAIVAGEVTTSAWVDIESLARRVINEIGYNNSDVGFDGHTCAIINMLGKQSPDIAAGVDRKKPEEQGAGDQGLMFGYACNEAPEFMPAPIYYSHRLVEQQAKIRKKKNSPLPWLRPDAKSQVTLRYDANHNVAGLDAVVLSTQHDPGIKQKDLVEGVYEHVLKPVLPKKWLESLPKNKIHINPTGIFVIGGPVGDCGLTGRKIIVDSYGGMARHGGGAFSGKDPSKVDRSAAYAARYVAKNIVAAGLADKCEVQVSYAIGVAEPTSISVTTFGTGKIPDEKIEKLIRKHFDLRPYGIVKMLDLIHPVYQETAAYGHFGRKPKEVTYVDAAGKKHTATAFSWEKTDKAEQLRADAKLK from the coding sequence ATGTCCAGCTACCTGTTCACCTCCGAATCCGTGTCCGAAGGCCATCCGGACAAGATCGCCGACCAGATCTCCGACGCCGTTCTCGACGCCATCCTGGCGCAGGACAAGCGCGCGCGCGTGGCCTGCGAGACGATGGTGAAGACCGGCGCGGCGATCGTCGCCGGCGAAGTGACCACGTCCGCCTGGGTCGACATCGAGTCGCTGGCGCGCCGCGTCATCAACGAGATCGGTTACAACAATTCCGACGTCGGCTTCGACGGCCACACCTGCGCGATCATCAACATGCTCGGCAAGCAGTCGCCGGACATCGCCGCGGGCGTCGATCGCAAGAAGCCGGAAGAACAGGGCGCTGGCGACCAGGGCCTGATGTTCGGCTACGCCTGCAACGAGGCGCCGGAATTCATGCCGGCCCCGATCTACTACTCGCACCGCCTGGTCGAGCAGCAGGCCAAGATCCGCAAGAAAAAGAACTCGCCGCTGCCGTGGCTGCGTCCGGACGCGAAGTCGCAGGTCACGCTGCGCTACGACGCCAACCACAACGTCGCCGGCCTCGACGCCGTCGTGCTGTCGACGCAGCACGATCCGGGCATCAAGCAGAAGGACCTGGTCGAAGGCGTGTACGAGCACGTCCTCAAGCCGGTGCTGCCGAAGAAGTGGCTCGAGTCGCTGCCGAAGAACAAGATCCACATCAACCCGACCGGCATCTTCGTGATCGGCGGCCCGGTGGGCGACTGCGGCCTGACCGGCCGCAAGATCATCGTCGACAGCTACGGCGGCATGGCCCGCCACGGCGGTGGTGCGTTCTCGGGCAAGGATCCGTCGAAGGTCGATCGTTCGGCTGCGTACGCCGCGCGCTACGTCGCCAAGAACATCGTCGCCGCCGGCCTGGCCGACAAGTGCGAAGTGCAGGTCTCCTACGCCATCGGCGTGGCCGAGCCGACCTCGATCTCGGTCACCACCTTCGGCACCGGCAAGATCCCGGACGAGAAGATCGAGAAGCTGATCCGCAAGCACTTCGACCTGCGTCCGTACGGCATCGTGAAGATGCTCGACCTGATCCACCCGGTCTACCAGGAAACGGCTGCCTACGGTCACTTCGGCCGCAAGCCGAAGGAAGTCACCTACGTCGACGCCGCTGGCAAGAAGCACACCGCCACCGCCTTCTCGTGGGAAAAGACCGACAAGGCCGAGCAGCTGCGCGCCGACGCGAAGCTGAAGTAA
- the ahcY gene encoding adenosylhomocysteinase, which produces MNAQIKTFSTEGDYKVADISLADWGRKEIDIAEHEMPGLMSIRKKYAAAQSLKGVRVTGSLHMTIQTAVLIETLRDLGADVRWASCNIFSTQDHAAAAIAKSGTPVFAWKGESLEEYWDCTLAALTFPGSGADKFLGPQLVVDDGGDVTLLIHKGYELENGSDWVNTPSGNHEEQVIKDLLKKVHAERPGFWHTVVRDWKGVSEETTTGVHRLYQLAEAGSLLVPAINVNDSVTKSKFDNLYGCRESLADGLKRAMDVMLAGKVAVVCGYGDVGKGSAHSLRAYGARVVVTEIDPINALQAAMEGFEVNTVESTLGRGDIYVTTTGNKDVLTLEHMSQMKDQAIVCNIGHFDNEIQVDKLAASGAVRLNIKPQVDKYTFKGGNSIFLLAEGRLVNLGCATGHPSFVMSNSFSNQTLAQIDLWANKDAYEPKVYILPKKLDEEVARLHLEKIGVKLTTLTADQAGYLGVPVEGPYKPDHYRY; this is translated from the coding sequence ATGAACGCGCAAATCAAGACCTTCTCCACCGAAGGCGACTACAAGGTCGCCGACATCTCCCTGGCCGATTGGGGCCGCAAGGAGATCGACATCGCCGAGCACGAGATGCCGGGCCTGATGTCCATCCGCAAGAAGTACGCCGCCGCGCAGTCGCTCAAGGGCGTGCGCGTGACCGGTTCGCTGCACATGACCATCCAGACCGCGGTGCTGATCGAGACGCTGCGCGACCTCGGCGCCGACGTGCGCTGGGCTTCGTGCAACATCTTCTCGACGCAGGACCACGCCGCCGCCGCCATCGCCAAGTCCGGCACCCCGGTCTTCGCCTGGAAGGGCGAGTCGCTGGAGGAGTACTGGGACTGCACGCTCGCCGCGCTGACCTTCCCGGGCAGCGGCGCCGACAAGTTCCTCGGCCCGCAGCTGGTCGTGGACGATGGCGGCGACGTCACCCTGCTGATCCACAAGGGCTACGAGCTCGAGAACGGCAGCGACTGGGTCAACACGCCGTCGGGCAACCATGAGGAACAGGTCATCAAGGACCTGCTCAAGAAGGTGCACGCCGAGCGTCCGGGCTTCTGGCACACCGTCGTGCGCGACTGGAAGGGCGTCTCGGAAGAGACCACCACCGGCGTGCATCGCCTGTACCAGCTGGCCGAAGCCGGCTCGCTGCTGGTGCCGGCGATCAACGTCAACGACTCGGTCACCAAGAGCAAGTTCGACAACCTCTACGGTTGCCGCGAGTCGCTGGCCGACGGCCTCAAGCGCGCGATGGACGTGATGCTGGCCGGCAAGGTCGCTGTCGTGTGCGGTTACGGCGACGTCGGCAAGGGTTCGGCGCACTCGCTGCGCGCCTACGGCGCACGCGTGGTCGTCACCGAGATCGATCCGATCAACGCCCTGCAGGCGGCGATGGAAGGCTTCGAGGTCAACACCGTCGAATCGACGCTGGGCCGTGGCGACATCTACGTCACCACCACCGGCAACAAGGACGTGCTGACGCTCGAGCACATGTCGCAGATGAAGGACCAGGCCATCGTCTGCAACATCGGCCACTTCGACAACGAGATCCAGGTCGACAAGCTCGCCGCGTCCGGCGCGGTCCGCCTCAACATCAAGCCGCAGGTCGACAAGTACACCTTCAAGGGTGGCAACTCGATCTTCCTGCTGGCCGAAGGCCGCCTGGTGAACCTGGGCTGCGCCACGGGCCACCCGAGCTTCGTGATGTCCAACTCGTTCTCGAACCAGACGCTCGCGCAGATCGACCTGTGGGCGAACAAGGACGCGTACGAGCCGAAGGTCTACATCCTGCCGAAGAAGCTCGACGAAGAAGTCGCGCGCCTTCACCTGGAGAAGATCGGCGTGAAGCTGACCACGCTCACCGCCGACCAGGCCGGCTACCTCGGCGTGCCGGTGGAAGGTCCGTACAAGCCGGACCACTACCGCTACTGA
- a CDS encoding UDP-2,3-diacylglucosamine diphosphatase produces MTSLPAPLPRHRAVFVSDVHLGSKHCHAAEFADFLGGLRCDRLYLVGDIVDLWWMAQRRARWNAAHNRVIEALHTLRRAGTEIVYVPGNHDRPIRQFCGLSLPRMRVRRRAVHVTADGRRLLVIHGDDYDGITHFGGLQERFGDWLYYRILTGNQWLNRARRLLGRRYWSLAEFLKRQSGAAERYIERFVQAGLDDAVRRGLDGVVCGHIHRATLLQRDGRIYANDGDWVESLTALAEDVDGTLRLLAHTGETLAIVPPRAQLGMQAALLDAA; encoded by the coding sequence ATGACGTCGCTGCCGGCACCGCTGCCGCGCCATCGTGCGGTATTCGTGTCCGACGTCCATCTGGGTTCCAAGCATTGCCACGCGGCGGAGTTCGCCGATTTCCTGGGCGGGCTGCGCTGCGATCGCCTGTACCTGGTCGGCGACATCGTCGACCTGTGGTGGATGGCACAACGTCGCGCGCGATGGAACGCCGCGCACAACCGCGTGATCGAAGCGCTGCACACTCTGCGCCGCGCCGGCACCGAGATTGTCTACGTGCCCGGCAACCACGACCGTCCGATCCGCCAGTTCTGTGGCCTGTCGCTGCCGCGCATGCGCGTGCGCCGACGCGCGGTGCATGTCACCGCCGACGGCCGCCGCCTGCTGGTGATCCACGGCGACGACTACGACGGCATCACCCATTTCGGCGGCCTGCAGGAGCGCTTCGGCGACTGGCTGTACTACCGCATCCTCACGGGTAACCAGTGGCTCAATCGCGCGCGCCGCCTGCTCGGTCGTCGCTACTGGTCGCTGGCGGAGTTCCTCAAACGCCAAAGCGGCGCGGCTGAACGCTACATCGAACGCTTCGTGCAGGCCGGCTTGGACGATGCGGTACGACGCGGCCTCGACGGGGTGGTCTGCGGCCACATCCATCGCGCGACCCTGCTGCAGCGCGACGGCCGGATCTATGCCAACGACGGCGACTGGGTCGAAAGCCTCACCGCGCTGGCCGAGGACGTGGACGGCACGCTGCGTCTGCTCGCACATACCGGCGAGACGCTCGCGATCGTGCCGCCGCGTGCGCAGTTAGGCATGCAGGCGGCACTGCTCGACGCCGCCTGA
- the metF gene encoding methylenetetrahydrofolate reductase [NAD(P)H], whose amino-acid sequence MPTPPISFEFYPPKTDEQRAQLDKTAAKLKAEKPDYVSCTFGAGGSTLSYTPETVERLNREHGLDAAPHLSCVGGTRAELSELIERYKAMGCRRIVALRGDLPSGMGHTGDFRYASELVEFIRREHDGYFHIEVGCYPECHPQADDALADLRHFKAKIDAGADGAITQYFYNADAYFRFVDETRRMGVDVPIVPGIMPISNFSQLRRFSDACGAEIPRWIGKRMQAYGDDVDSIREFAADFVADMCRRLLEGGAPGLHFYTLNLTKPTLSVLSRIR is encoded by the coding sequence ATGCCCACGCCCCCGATCAGCTTCGAGTTCTACCCACCCAAGACCGACGAACAGCGCGCGCAGCTGGACAAGACCGCCGCGAAGCTCAAGGCGGAGAAGCCGGACTACGTGTCGTGCACGTTCGGTGCGGGTGGCTCGACGTTGAGCTACACGCCCGAAACCGTTGAGCGCCTCAACCGCGAACACGGCCTCGATGCCGCGCCGCATCTGTCCTGCGTCGGCGGCACGCGCGCGGAGCTGTCGGAATTGATCGAACGCTACAAGGCGATGGGCTGCCGCCGCATCGTCGCGCTGCGCGGCGACCTGCCCTCGGGCATGGGCCATACCGGCGACTTCCGCTACGCAAGCGAACTGGTCGAATTCATCCGCCGCGAACACGACGGCTACTTCCACATCGAAGTGGGCTGCTATCCCGAGTGCCATCCGCAGGCCGACGACGCGCTCGCCGACCTGCGCCACTTCAAGGCCAAGATCGACGCCGGCGCCGACGGGGCGATCACCCAGTACTTCTACAACGCCGACGCGTATTTCCGTTTCGTCGATGAAACACGGCGGATGGGCGTGGACGTGCCGATCGTGCCGGGAATCATGCCGATCTCCAATTTCAGCCAGCTGCGCCGCTTCTCCGACGCCTGCGGCGCGGAAATCCCGCGCTGGATCGGCAAGCGCATGCAGGCCTACGGCGACGACGTGGATTCGATCCGCGAGTTCGCCGCGGACTTCGTCGCCGACATGTGCCGCCGGCTGCTCGAGGGCGGCGCGCCCGGTCTGCACTTCTACACGCTGAATCTGACCAAACCGACCCTGTCCGTGCTGTCGCGGATCCGCTGA
- a CDS encoding metal-dependent hydrolase: protein MDSLTQILLGAAVAAAIAPPRHRRAALLAGAALGTLPDLDVLPVNLITADPVERMTWHRSASHSLLVLPFVAWAIWAWCRNRGGRVAQDPRRWFWAIQAALLTHPVLDAFTVYGTQLFWPLPMRPVMWSSVFIIDPLYTVWLLIACVFAWFARERASARPVLFAGLALSSLYLGASLWAKAQVEREAERALARLNLQDAPRFSVPMPFNILLWRVVAMTPDGFVEGERSLVADRGPMRLREYRSDVIALSQVFDYPAVQRLDWFNRGFMKAEVREDRLVLSDLRMGVEPDYSFRFAVARRDGEGWREIAPEQLQWPWNASRRLGSMWERIWREPEDASAGGDAIARPPYPTANDADASR, encoded by the coding sequence ATGGACTCGCTGACCCAGATCCTGCTCGGCGCCGCGGTCGCCGCCGCGATCGCGCCGCCCCGGCATCGCCGCGCCGCGCTGCTCGCCGGCGCGGCCCTGGGTACCTTGCCCGACCTGGACGTGCTGCCGGTGAACCTCATCACCGCCGATCCCGTCGAACGCATGACCTGGCACCGCAGCGCGAGTCATTCGCTACTGGTCCTGCCGTTCGTCGCGTGGGCGATCTGGGCGTGGTGCCGGAATCGCGGTGGCCGTGTCGCGCAGGATCCGCGACGCTGGTTCTGGGCGATCCAGGCGGCGCTGCTCACCCATCCGGTGCTCGATGCCTTCACCGTCTACGGCACGCAGCTGTTCTGGCCGCTGCCGATGCGCCCGGTGATGTGGTCGAGCGTGTTCATCATCGATCCGCTCTATACGGTCTGGCTGCTGATCGCCTGCGTGTTCGCGTGGTTCGCGCGCGAACGCGCGTCTGCGCGGCCGGTGTTGTTCGCGGGGCTGGCGCTGAGCTCGCTGTACCTGGGCGCGTCGTTGTGGGCCAAGGCACAGGTCGAACGCGAGGCCGAGCGCGCGCTGGCGCGCTTGAACCTGCAGGACGCACCGCGATTCTCGGTGCCGATGCCGTTCAACATCCTGCTGTGGCGCGTTGTGGCGATGACGCCGGATGGCTTCGTGGAAGGGGAGCGTTCGCTGGTGGCCGACCGTGGGCCAATGCGCTTGCGCGAGTACCGTTCCGACGTGATTGCGCTGTCGCAGGTGTTCGATTATCCCGCCGTGCAGCGGCTGGACTGGTTCAACCGGGGATTCATGAAAGCGGAAGTGCGCGAGGATCGGCTCGTGCTGTCGGACCTGCGCATGGGGGTCGAGCCGGACTACAGCTTCCGTTTCGCGGTCGCGCGTCGCGACGGCGAAGGTTGGCGCGAGATCGCGCCCGAGCAGCTGCAATGGCCGTGGAATGCGAGCCGGCGCCTGGGCTCGATGTGGGAGCGGATCTGGCGTGAGCCAGAGGATGCATCCGCGGGTGGCGATGCGATCGCGCGGCCACCATATCCGACGGCGAACGACGCCGACGCATCGCGCTGA
- a CDS encoding lysophospholipid acyltransferase family protein, producing MPLERRLQERFPHWFRGRRASVAQPLLRTIGRWSRFDQVEAFLQANGHLRDFDFVAAGLDHLQVRYVADADEITRIPAQGRLLIVANHPSGAIDALALLDVVGRVRRDVKIVANDLLSALDPLSGLLLPVRVLGGRPGAQSLQAIEAALHAEQCVIVFPAGEVARLGLRGVTDGRWRRGFLRFARSCDAPVLPVRIEARNSALFYGASALFKPAGTALLAREMFARRAHRVALRIGRPLALPADGDPQQLLREVRRELFSLGRRRNDAPTVAAPTGPAPLIDALDTGAVREGVEAMALLGRTFDGKEIRAGRLAAGAPLLQEIGRLRELTFRAVGEGTGQRLDVDLYDSWYEHIVLWDAQVAKIAGAYRLARGAAMLAERGLAGLYTASLFRYADDAVVRLAQGMELGRSFVAPDYWGSRSIDYLWQGIGAYLARHPSVRYLFGPVSISAVLPEPAREQIVAYYARYYGTEQTCAVSRQPFVYREAPPQFGEVDAVTAFGVLRNNLDALGATLPMLYKQYTELCEPGGARFLAFGVDPAFSDAVDGLIEVDLHRLRPKKRDRYLGASVAAAGSA from the coding sequence ATGCCACTCGAACGCCGCCTGCAAGAACGCTTCCCGCACTGGTTCCGGGGCCGCCGGGCCAGCGTGGCCCAGCCGCTGCTGCGGACCATCGGCCGATGGTCGCGCTTCGACCAGGTCGAGGCGTTCCTGCAGGCCAACGGCCACCTGCGCGATTTCGATTTCGTCGCCGCCGGGCTGGACCACCTGCAGGTGCGCTACGTCGCCGACGCCGACGAGATCACCCGGATTCCCGCGCAGGGTCGGCTGCTGATCGTCGCCAATCATCCTTCCGGCGCGATCGACGCGCTGGCGCTGCTGGACGTGGTCGGGCGCGTGCGCAGGGACGTGAAGATCGTCGCCAACGACCTGCTGTCCGCGCTGGACCCGCTGTCCGGCCTGCTGCTGCCTGTGCGCGTGCTCGGTGGCAGGCCCGGCGCGCAGAGCCTGCAGGCGATCGAGGCGGCGCTGCACGCGGAGCAGTGCGTGATCGTGTTTCCCGCTGGCGAAGTCGCGCGGCTGGGCCTGCGCGGCGTCACTGACGGACGCTGGCGGCGCGGCTTCCTGCGCTTTGCGCGCTCGTGCGATGCGCCGGTGTTGCCGGTGCGGATCGAGGCGCGCAATTCCGCGCTGTTCTACGGTGCCTCGGCGCTGTTCAAGCCGGCCGGCACCGCGCTCCTCGCGCGCGAGATGTTCGCCCGCCGCGCGCACCGCGTCGCCCTGCGCATCGGCCGCCCGCTCGCGCTGCCGGCCGATGGCGATCCGCAACAGTTGCTGCGTGAAGTGCGCCGCGAACTGTTCTCGCTCGGCCGTCGCCGCAACGATGCCCCCACGGTGGCCGCGCCGACCGGGCCCGCGCCGCTGATCGACGCGCTCGACACCGGCGCCGTGCGCGAGGGCGTCGAAGCGATGGCGCTGCTCGGCCGGACCTTCGACGGCAAGGAAATCCGCGCCGGACGCCTCGCGGCAGGCGCGCCGCTGCTGCAGGAAATCGGCCGTCTGCGCGAGCTGACGTTCCGCGCGGTGGGCGAGGGCACCGGCCAGCGCCTCGATGTCGATCTCTACGACAGCTGGTACGAACACATCGTGCTGTGGGACGCGCAGGTGGCGAAGATCGCCGGCGCGTACCGGCTCGCGCGCGGTGCAGCCATGCTCGCCGAGCGCGGACTCGCGGGGCTCTACACCGCCTCGCTGTTCCGTTACGCGGACGACGCGGTCGTGCGCCTGGCGCAGGGCATGGAACTGGGACGCAGTTTCGTCGCGCCGGACTACTGGGGCAGCCGCAGCATCGATTACCTGTGGCAAGGCATCGGCGCGTACCTCGCGCGGCATCCGTCGGTGCGCTACCTGTTCGGGCCGGTTTCGATCAGCGCCGTGCTGCCGGAACCCGCGCGCGAGCAGATCGTCGCCTACTACGCGCGCTACTACGGTACCGAACAGACCTGCGCGGTATCGCGCCAGCCGTTCGTCTACCGCGAAGCGCCGCCGCAGTTCGGTGAGGTCGATGCCGTCACCGCGTTCGGCGTGCTGCGCAACAACCTCGATGCGCTCGGCGCCACGCTGCCGATGCTCTACAAGCAGTACACGGAACTGTGCGAACCCGGCGGCGCGCGTTTCCTCGCCTTCGGCGTGGACCCGGCCTTCAGCGATGCGGTCGACGGGCTCATCGAAGTCGACCTGCACCGATTGCGTCCGAAGAAGCGCGACCGCTACCTCGGCGCGTCGGTCGCCGCGGCGGGTTCCGCATGA
- a CDS encoding NAD(P)-dependent alcohol dehydrogenase, giving the protein MPAMMKAAVFVEPGRIELIDKPIPDVGPNDALIRITTTTICGTDIHILKGEYPVAKGLTIGHEPVGVIEKLGSAVVGYTEGQRVIAGAICPNFNSYAAMDGFPSQDGSYLIPSGRCGCHGYKATAGWRFGNMIDGTQAEYVLVPDAQANLAPIPDGLTDEQVLMCPDIMSTGFKGAENANIRIGDVVAVFAQGPIGLCATAGARLMGASTIIAIDGNDQRLTVSKKMGADVTLNFKNCDVVDEIMKLTGGRGVDASIEALGTQGTFESALRILKPGGTLSSLGVYSSDLKIPLSAFAAGLGDHRINTALCPGGKERMRRLLNIVESGRVDLGPLVTHHYKLDDIVAAYDLFANQRDGVLKVAVKPR; this is encoded by the coding sequence ATGCCCGCCATGATGAAAGCCGCCGTGTTCGTCGAACCCGGCCGCATCGAACTGATCGACAAACCGATCCCCGATGTGGGCCCCAACGATGCGCTGATCCGCATCACCACCACGACGATCTGCGGCACAGACATCCACATCCTGAAAGGCGAGTATCCGGTCGCCAAAGGCCTCACGATCGGACACGAGCCGGTCGGCGTGATCGAGAAGCTGGGCAGCGCGGTGGTGGGCTACACGGAAGGCCAGCGCGTGATCGCCGGCGCCATCTGCCCCAACTTCAATTCCTATGCGGCGATGGACGGGTTTCCTTCGCAGGACGGCAGCTACCTGATCCCGAGTGGTCGCTGCGGCTGCCACGGCTACAAGGCCACCGCCGGCTGGCGCTTCGGCAACATGATCGACGGCACCCAGGCCGAGTACGTGCTGGTTCCCGACGCTCAGGCCAACCTTGCGCCGATCCCCGATGGCCTCACCGACGAGCAGGTGTTGATGTGTCCCGACATCATGTCCACCGGCTTCAAGGGTGCGGAGAACGCCAACATCCGGATCGGCGATGTCGTCGCGGTGTTCGCGCAGGGGCCCATCGGCCTGTGCGCCACGGCCGGCGCACGCCTGATGGGCGCGTCGACCATCATCGCCATCGACGGTAACGACCAGCGATTGACGGTGTCGAAGAAGATGGGCGCCGACGTCACGCTCAACTTCAAGAACTGCGATGTGGTCGACGAGATCATGAAGCTCACCGGAGGACGCGGCGTGGACGCGTCGATCGAAGCCCTCGGCACCCAGGGCACATTCGAATCGGCACTGCGCATCCTCAAGCCCGGCGGCACGCTGTCCAGCCTGGGCGTGTACTCCAGCGACCTGAAGATTCCGCTGTCGGCGTTCGCCGCCGGCCTTGGCGATCACAGGATCAACACCGCGCTTTGTCCCGGCGGCAAGGAGCGCATGCGCCGGCTGTTGAACATCGTCGAATCCGGGCGCGTCGATCTGGGCCCGCTGGTCACGCACCACTACAAGCTCGACGACATCGTGGCCGCCTACGACCTGTTCGCCAACCAGCGCGATGGCGTCCTCAAGGTGGCGGTCAAGCCGCGCTGA